One window of the Triticum dicoccoides isolate Atlit2015 ecotype Zavitan chromosome 3B, WEW_v2.0, whole genome shotgun sequence genome contains the following:
- the LOC119278345 gene encoding F-box protein At5g07610-like, whose amino-acid sequence MAPGSQKKNTKGVKEVDPTAKLTDDLLVDIISRVPYKSTCCCKCVSRRWRNLISHRDHRKKMPQSVVGFFYQDPSLSFLPTCDSLDILDACNGLLLCRCWKAADPLELDYVVCNPTTEKWVSFPATDWSSKVSVARLGFDPAVTSHFHVFEFIDEEAWGIAEDEQSECYGRIQTLAIYSSKAGAWKYQTVEHGPFAIPKNSPGSFLNGILNLAAYNNLIVAVDVEGDNWSLVHIPKPPYYADDINGIFPSQGQLYFANSPADSDGSELSIWVLDDLVTGKWTLKHNVSHLQLFGTKYSSYANDYSVISMHPEHSLIFIVGGHDKTLMSYDMDSRQLRFICQLGSECKAELPACGDKTLFHPHVPLFSQSLADG is encoded by the exons ATGGCGCCGGGCTCCCAGAAGAAGAACACCAAGGGCGTGAAGGAGGTCGACCCGACGGCCAAGCTCACCGACGACCTCCTCGTGGACATCATCTCGCGCGTGCCCTACAAGTCAACATGCTGCTGCAAGTGCGTCTCCAGGCGTTGGCGGAACCTCATCTCCCACCGCGACCACCGAAAGAAGATGCCGCAGTCCGTCGTCGGCTTCTTCTACCAAG ATCCTTCGCTGTCTTTCCTGCCCACTTGCGACAGCCTTGACATCTTGGACGCCTGCAATGGCCTCCTCCTCTGCCGCTGCTGGAAGGCTGCTGATCCCCTGGAATTGGATTATGTTGTTTGCAATCCCACCACTGAGAAATGGGTGTCCTTCCCTGCCACCGACTGGTCCAGCAAGGTGAGCGTCGCTCGCCTCGGATTTGACCCGGCCGTTACTTCCCACTTCCATGTATTTGAGTTCATAGATGAGGAGGCCTGGGGTATAGCCGAGGACGAGCAAAGCGAGTGCTATGGACGCATCCAAACACTAGCAATTTACTCGTCCAAAGCTGGAGCGTGGAAATATCAAACAGTTGAGCATGGACCATTTGCGATACCCAAGAATTCACCCGGCTCATTTTTAAACGGGATCCTTAATTTGGCTGCCTATAATAATTTAATTGTAGCTGTTGATGTGGAAGGAGATAATTGGTCACTTGTTCATATTCCTAAGCCACCGTACTATGCGGATGATATCAATGGCATATTTCCATCACAGGGACAGTTGTATTTTGCAAATAGTCCTGCTGATTCTGATGGTTCTGAATTATCAATCTGGGTTCTTGACGACTTGGTTACAGGAAAATGGACTTTGAAGCACAATGTGAGCCACTTGCAGTTGTTTGGAACAAAGTATTCATCGTATGCGAATGATTATAGTGTTATTTCAATGCATCCAGAACACAGTTTGATTTTTATAGTCGGTGGACATGACAAGACACTAATGTCATATGACATGGATTCTAGACAGCTGCGTTTTATATGTCAACTTGGCTCTGAGTGTAAAGCTGAATTGCCTGCCTGTGGCGACAAGACTCTTTTTCATCCACATGTTCCCTTGTTCTCACAATCATTGGCGGATGGGTAG